The genomic interval CGCCACCAGGCGGGCCGTACCGCTTACGGAAGTGTTCATGGAGGGGTCACCCGATGCCAGGGATGAGGGAGATGAGCAGGTCGATGATCTTGATGCCGATGAACGGGGAGATCAGGCCGCCCAGTCCGTAGATCAAGAGGTTGCGCCGGAGCATGCTGTCCGCGCTCATCGGGCGGTAGCGGACGCCCTTGAGGGCGAGCGGGACCAGGGCCACGATGATCAGCGCGTTGAAGATGACCGCCGACAGGATCGCCGACTCCGGCGACGTCAGGTTCATGATGTTGAGCTTGTCGAGGCCCGGGTAGGCCACCGCGAACATCGCCGGGATGATCGCGAAGTACTTCGCGACGTCGTTGGCGATCGAGAAGGTGGTGAGCGCGCCCCGGGTGATCAGGAGCTGCTTGCCGATCTCGACGATCTCGATGAGCTTGGTCGGGTCGGAGTCCAGGTCCACCATGTTCCCGGCCTCCTTGGCGGCCGAGGTACCGGTGTTCATGGCCACGCCGACGTCGGCCTGGGCGAGCGCCGGGGCGTCGTTGGTGCCGTCGCCCGTCATCGCGACGAGCTTGCCGCCCGCCTGCTCGCGCTTGATGAGGGCCATCTTGTCCTCGGGGGTGGCCTCGGCGAGGAAGTCGTCGACGCCGGCCTCCTCGGCGATGGCCTTGGCCGTCAGCGGGTTGTCACCCGTGATCATGACGGTCTTGATGCCCATGCGGCGCAGTTCCTCGAACCGCTCCCGCATGCCGTCCTTGACGACGTCCTTGAGGTGGATGACGCCCAGGACGCGGGCGCCCTTGTCGTCCTCGACGGCGACCAGCAGCGGGGTGCCGCCGGCCTGGGAGATGTCGTCCGTGAGCTTGCGGGCGTCCCCGGCGACGGTGCCGCCCTGCTCCTCGACCCACGCGACGACCGAGCCGGTCGCGCCCTTGCGGACCTTCCGTCCGTCCACGTCCACGCCCGACATGCGGGTCTGGGCGGTGAAGGGCACCCACTCGGCGCCCACCAGCTCGCCCTCGTGGCGCTCGCGCAGGCCGTACTTCTCCTTGGCCAGGACGACGATCGAGCGGCCCTCGGGCGTCTCGTCGGCCAGCGAGGAGAGCTGGGCGGCGTCCGCGACCTCGGCGGCGGTGGTGCCCTTGACGGGGACGAACTCGGAGGCCTGGCGGTTGCCGTAGGTGATGGTGCCGGTCTTGTCGAGCAGCAGCGTCGAGACGTCGCCCGCGGCCTCCACCGCGCGCCCGGACATCGCCAGGACGTTGCGCTGGACGAGCCGGTCCATGCCCGCGATGCCGATCGCGGAGAGCAGCGCGCCGATGGTGGTCGGGATGAGGCAGACCAGCAGGGCCGCCAGCACGATCATCGTCTGCTCGGCGCCCGCGTAGATCGCGAAGGGCTGGAGGGTGACGACGGCCAGCAGGAAGACGATGGTCAGCGAGGCGAGCAGGATGTTGAGCGCGATCTCGTTCGGCGTCTTCTGCCGGGCCGCGCCCTCGACCAGGTTGATCATCCGGTCGATGAAGGTCTCACCGGGCTTGGTGGTGATCTTGATGACGATGCGGTCGGAGAGGACCTTGGTGCCACCGGTGACCGCCGAGCGGTCACCGCCGGACTCCCGGATCACCGGCGCCGACTCGCCCGTGATGGCGGACTCGTCGACGGAGGCGACGCCCTCGACGACGTCACCGTCGCCGGGGATGATGTCGCCGGCCTCGCAGACCACGAGGTCGCCCACGCGCAGCTCGGTGCCGGGCACCGACTCCTCGGCGCCGTCACCGGTCAGGCGGCGCGCGACCGTGTCGGTCTTGGCCTTGCGCAGGGTGTCGGCCTGGGCCTTGCCCCGGCCCTCGGCCACGGCCTCCGCGAGGTTGGCGAACAGGACCGTCAGCCACAGCCAGACCGTGATCGCCCAGCCGAACCAGGAACCGGGATCCTTCAGCGCCAGCCCGGTGGTCACCACCGAACCCACCAGCACCACGAACATCACCGGGGACTTCACCATCACCCGGGGATCCAGCTTGCGGAACGCGTCCGGCAGCGACTTCAGCAACTGCGCCGGGTCGAAGAGGCCACCGGAGACGCGCCCGTGCTCCTCGGAGCCGTGCGGAGGCGTCTCCTGCGGCCCTTCCTGGGCGGTACGGACAGGGGTGGTCGTGCTCATGAGAGTCCCTCCGCCATCGGGCCAAGGGCCAGGGCCGGGAAGTAGGTCAAGCCGGTGATGATGAGGATGGCGCCGACGAGCAGGCCCGCGAAGAGCGGCTTCTCGGTGCGCAGGGTGCCCGCGGTCTCGGGCACGGGCTTCTGCTCGGCGAGCGAGCCGGCCAGCGCCAGCACGAACACCATCGGGACGAACCGGCCGAGCAGCATGGCGAGGCCGATCGTGGTGTTGTACCACTGGGTGTTGGCGTTGAGGCCGCCGAACGCGGAGCCGTTGTTGTTGGCGCCGGAGGTGAAGGCGTAGAGGACCTCGGAGAAGCCGTGGGCGCCGCTGCCGTGCACCGAGTTCTCCGCGGTGTTGAGGATGGAGTCCGGCGGGGTCGCCAGCGCCATCGACAGGGCCGTGAAGCCGAGCACCAGGGTCGGGGTGACGAGGATGTAGCAGGCGGCGAGCTTGATCTCGCGGGTGCCGATCTTCTTGCCGAGGTACTCGGGCGTCCGGCCGACCATCAGGCCCGCGATGAAGACCGCGATGACGGCCATCACGAGCATGCCGTACAGACCGGAGCCGACGCCGCCGGGCGCGATCTCGCCCAGCATCATGCCGAGCAGCGTGATGCCGCCGCCGAGGCCGGTGAGGGAGGAGTGGAAGCCGTCCACCGCGCCCGTGGAGGTGAGGGTGGTGGACGTCGCGAAGATCGCGGTGCCACTGATGCCGAAGCGCTGCTCCTTGCCCTCCATCGCGCCGCCCGCCGCCTGGAGCGCGGGGCCGTGGTGCGCGAACTCGGTCCACATCATCAGGGCCGTGAAGCCGAGCCAGATCAGGCCCATGGTCGCGAGGATCGCGTAGCCCTGCTTGACGTTGCCGACGAGCTTGCCGAAGGTCCGGGTCAGCGCGAAGGGGATGACCAGGATCAGGAAGACCTCGAAGAGGTTGGTGAAGGCGTCCGGGTTCTCGAAGGGGTGGGCGGAGTTGGCGTTGAAGTAGCCGCCGCCGTTGGTGCCCAGCTCCTTGATGACCTCCTGCGAGGCGACGGCGCCGCCGTTCA from Streptomyces albireticuli carries:
- the kdpB gene encoding potassium-transporting ATPase subunit KdpB; translation: MSTTTPVRTAQEGPQETPPHGSEEHGRVSGGLFDPAQLLKSLPDAFRKLDPRVMVKSPVMFVVLVGSVVTTGLALKDPGSWFGWAITVWLWLTVLFANLAEAVAEGRGKAQADTLRKAKTDTVARRLTGDGAEESVPGTELRVGDLVVCEAGDIIPGDGDVVEGVASVDESAITGESAPVIRESGGDRSAVTGGTKVLSDRIVIKITTKPGETFIDRMINLVEGAARQKTPNEIALNILLASLTIVFLLAVVTLQPFAIYAGAEQTMIVLAALLVCLIPTTIGALLSAIGIAGMDRLVQRNVLAMSGRAVEAAGDVSTLLLDKTGTITYGNRQASEFVPVKGTTAAEVADAAQLSSLADETPEGRSIVVLAKEKYGLRERHEGELVGAEWVPFTAQTRMSGVDVDGRKVRKGATGSVVAWVEEQGGTVAGDARKLTDDISQAGGTPLLVAVEDDKGARVLGVIHLKDVVKDGMRERFEELRRMGIKTVMITGDNPLTAKAIAEEAGVDDFLAEATPEDKMALIKREQAGGKLVAMTGDGTNDAPALAQADVGVAMNTGTSAAKEAGNMVDLDSDPTKLIEIVEIGKQLLITRGALTTFSIANDVAKYFAIIPAMFAVAYPGLDKLNIMNLTSPESAILSAVIFNALIIVALVPLALKGVRYRPMSADSMLRRNLLIYGLGGLISPFIGIKIIDLLISLIPGIG
- the kdpA gene encoding potassium-transporting ATPase subunit KdpA translates to MSPVLSGVLQLTALVAALALVYRPLGDHMARVYSSEKHLRVEKWIYRCIGADPNAEMRWPAYLRGILAFSVAGVLFLYLLQRIQGVLPESLSLGFTAISPDQAFNTAASFVANTNWQSYSGEQAMGHAVQTLGLAVQNFVSAAVGMAVAVALVRGFARSRTGDLGNFWADLVRGTVRILIPISVIGALVLVACGAIQNFAGIHEIGQLTGGTQQVNGGAVASQEVIKELGTNGGGYFNANSAHPFENPDAFTNLFEVFLILVIPFALTRTFGKLVGNVKQGYAILATMGLIWLGFTALMMWTEFAHHGPALQAAGGAMEGKEQRFGISGTAIFATSTTLTSTGAVDGFHSSLTGLGGGITLLGMMLGEIAPGGVGSGLYGMLVMAVIAVFIAGLMVGRTPEYLGKKIGTREIKLAACYILVTPTLVLGFTALSMALATPPDSILNTAENSVHGSGAHGFSEVLYAFTSGANNNGSAFGGLNANTQWYNTTIGLAMLLGRFVPMVFVLALAGSLAEQKPVPETAGTLRTEKPLFAGLLVGAILIITGLTYFPALALGPMAEGLS